A genomic stretch from Vicugna pacos unplaced genomic scaffold, VicPac4 scaffold_204, whole genome shotgun sequence includes:
- the LOC140685389 gene encoding synaptonemal complex protein 3-like produces MAPAERKRLGRAAKAPVEAQGMAACDFGRQERREPRGSEGVPEGNNRVTDNYGGINPSPGTLEEDLRNEVREMLEGFQDDIKRALLAKRKMFEMNMKASISTTNAKIGHVWKTQLEQRQNLHLRYSRQLRTLLREWNIDVQKAQEQEEKLANMFREQRKILRQARIVQYQRLKKMKNLYEQFLKSMEELDKDHELLLTDEQSEVRQEMAKLQNKIMLEAQHLDLAVVESYLQTLLL; encoded by the exons ATGGCGCCGGCTGAGAGGAAGCGCCTGGGGAGGGCTGCGAAGGCCCCGGTGGAGGCTCAGGGTATGGCAGCCTGTGACTTCGGGAGACAAGAGAGAAGAGAGCCGCGTGGGTCAGAGGGTGTTCCGGAAG GAAACAACCGAGTCACTGATAATTATGGGGGAATAAATCCTTCTCCAGGAACATTGGAGGAAGACTTGCG GAATGAAGTACGGGAGATGCTGGAAGGATTTCAAG ATGACATTAAACGGGCTCTTCttgcaaagagaaaaatgtttgaGATGAATATGAAAGCTTCTATCAGCACCACTAATGCAAAAATTGGGCATGTTTGGAAAACACAACTAGAACAAAG GCAGAATCTTCATCTCCGATATTCTCGGCAGCTTCGGACTTTGCTTCGGGAGTGGAATATAGACGTGCAGAAAGCCCAGGAACAAGAAGAAAAACTAGCT AACATGTTTCGAGAGCAACGAAAGATTCTTCGACAAGCTAGAATTGTTCAGTAccagagactgaaaaaaatgaagaatttataTGAGCAGTTCTTAAAG AGTATGGAGGAGTTAGACAAGGATCATGAACTTCTTCTTACTGATGAGCAAAGCGAAGTTAGACAAGAAATGGCCAAGCTGCAAAACAAAATTATGCTGGAAGCT CAACACCTAGACCTGGCAGTGGTTGAAAGTTATCTCCAAACCCTGTTACTCTGA
- the LOC140695438 gene encoding PWWP domain-containing DNA repair factor 4-like: MMDAEYVLCSWKGHFWPAKVLSRSKNSVGNKRERAFSLEVQILSVDEKVKVKSTDIKALNESQIESVTSSLAALSKTSVPPGEEVAYRSALTAAQELLNQRANLGPVRASGTLESTTRSPRGPKKRPRKKYQKPRRHFLRSPRKRENPKSPLVRRSKREDAPDRDKLQVHTTIGRIPRERQTEPSGSSSMCPNFPPLPEDDHKKEGREESDTSRVMPLPCTVREEGTGAEGGGVLPSLPPGFLPTVRMAREVFCAQALAVSAEGATFSGTAKDPGQGAWNPGLEGEAAASSSPKPRLRYSLRLASRKRKLQVPEFEEGLQESQPSVDSEASNPTSATENGVGEATGQPPSLASPQELSPIERGMMVWFKFQNHPFWPAVVKSVSQTEQTARVLLIEANMHSERSGIRVPLQRLKHLDCKGKERLVKRAGKLYGQGVNWCFSLISHYREGLGRGTFAGSFLDYYAADVSYPMRKAIQEGDLEIEFPKVNYADLEDSEEETSLGGKRPCKKILPDRMKAAWDRANQKLVDFIVKRKGADHHLLDIVKGRKQSRWLASYLNSNRYVICVETYLEDEDQLDAVVGHLQEIYKQVDKKVLALTRDDKVSFVLEVLLPEAIICSLAALDGLDYKEAEAKYLRGPPVHYREKELFDENILKEMRRRSARRSRAK, translated from the coding sequence ATGATGGATGCCGAGTATGTCCTGTGCAGTTGGAAAGGCCACTTTTGGCCAGCGAAGGTCTTGTCCAGGTCCAAGAACTCAGTAGGAAACAAGAGGGAAAGGGCCTTTTCTCTAGAAGTTCAAATACTCTCAGTGGATGAAAAGGTCAAGGTGAAAAGCACAGATATAAAGGCCCTAAATGAGTCTCAGATTGAATCCGTCACCTCCTCACTGGCAGCCCTGTCCAAGACCAGTGTCCCACCAGGAGAGGAGGTGGCTTACAGAAGCGCTCTGACGGCGGCACAGGAGCTTCTGAACCAGAGAGCAAATCTGGGTCCTGTGAGAGCGTCGGGCACTCTGGAGTCCACAACGCGGTCTCCAAGGGGACCGAAAAAGCGACCTCGTAAAAAGTATCAGAAGCCCAGAAGGCACTTCCTGAGGAGTCCTAGGAAACGTGAGAACCCCAAATCACCCTTGGTACGACGTTCCAAGAGGGAGGATGCCCCTGACCGTGACAAACTTCAGGTGCACACAACCATCGGCCGTATTCCAAGGGAAAGGCAAACAGAGCCCTCAGGAAGCTCCAGCATGTGCCCAAACTTCCCGCCCCTGCCAGAAGATGACCACAAGaaagagggcagggaggagagtgACACCTCAAGAGTTATGCCCTTGCCTTGCACAGTCAGGGAGGAGGGGACCGGTGCTGAAGGTGGAGGCGTCCTTCCGTCCCTGCCACCGGGTTTCCTTCCCACTGTGCGCATGGCCCGGGAAGTCTTCTGTGCACAGGCCCTGGCTGTCTCCGCTGAAGGTGCTACCTTCTCCGGGACTGCTAAGGACCCTGGACAGGGCGCCTGGAACCCAGGTTTGGAAGGCGAAGCAGCAGCCTCCAGCAGCCCTAAGCCCAGGCTGCGTTACTCACTCCGACTAGCAAGTAGAAAACGGAAGCTGCAGGTACCAGAGTTTGAGGAAGGGCTGCAAGAATCTCAGCCTTCAGTGGACTCAGAGGCTAGTAACCCCACCAGTGCCACTGAGAACGGTGTCGGCGAAGCCACGGGACAGCCACCAAGCCTGGCTTCCCCACAGGAGCTGTCTCCCATTGAAAGAGGAATGATGGTCTGGTTTAAATTTCAGAATCACCCCTTCTGGCCGGCTGTGGTAAAGAGTGTCAGCCAAACGGAGCAGACTGCCAGGGTGCTCCTGATTGAGGCAAACATGCACAGTGAGAGGAGCGGCATCCGAGTTCCTCTTCAAAGACTGAAACACCTGGATTGTAAAGGGAAGGAAAGGCTAGTGAAGAGAGCCGGGAAACTGTACGGGCAAGGTGTGAACTGGTGTTTCTCACTGATTTCCCACTACCGAGAAGGGCTCGGTCGTGGGACTTTTGCTGGCTCTTTCCTGGATTATTATGCTGCGGACGTCAGCTACCCAATGAGGAAAGCCATCCAAGAGGGGGACCTGGAGATTGAGTTCCCAAAGGTGAATTATGCCGACCTGGAAGATTCCGAGGAGGAGACCTCCCTGGGCGGGAAGAGGCCCTGCAAGAAAATCCTCCCTGACCGGATGAAGGCCGCCTGGGACCGAGCCAACCAGAAGCTAGTGGACTTCATCGTGAAAAGGAAGGGGGCCGACCACCATCTTCTGGACATTGTCAAAGGCAGGAAGCAGTCCCGCTGGCTGGCATCCTATCTGAATTCCAATAGGTATGTCATCTGTGTCGAAACATACCTGGAAGATGAAGATCAGTTGGATGCAGTGGTGGGACACTTGCAAGAAATCTACAAACAGGTCGACAAGAAGGTGCTGGCTCTGACACGAGATGACAAAGTGAGTTTTGTCCTGGAAGTTCTTCTGCCAGAAGCAATCATCTGTTCACTTGCAGCACTGGATGGATTGGATTACAAGGAGGCAGAAGCAAAGTACCTGCGAGGGCCACCTGTGCATTACCGGGAAAAAGAGCTCTTTGATGAAAACATCTTAAAGGAAATGAGAAGGAGGTCAGCGAGGAGGAGCAGGGCGAAGTAA